From Thermincola ferriacetica:
TTAAAAACTTGAACGCCTCTTCAACAGCACGAGCATGGTGTCCATCTCTAAAAAGTTTACAAACCACCTGCTTTAATTCCTTGTCTTTTAGAAGTACCTCTAGACTTACTTCATTCTCCTTGTCAGTTACTACTCCCGGAAGCTCTTTTAAAACTAAATTTAGATATTTTACTCGCTTAAATAACTCTAAATACATCATTTCGCATACAGATGTTTTGCAATACTTGCAAAGATTGTATCTATTTGTTCGGGTGTAGCCTCGGGAGAGATATGTATCTGTAAATCTATATGTAATGATGGGTTTAGTGTTTGATTGGGTGTAGGAATCGCGGATGGAGTCGTAATTCCAGGTACCACAGTGCTTGTAACCGGAACGGAAGTCTCAATGTTGGACGTAACTGCTACCCGGCTTTTGGGTTGATTTGTACCGTTTGCCTTAGCTTTTGCACTCTGAGTTTTTGGTTTTTTAACCTTTTCCTCAACCATTGCAGAAAGTGGTTGATTTAGGAGAATAAAAGTGGCTGCAGTAAACTCCGCTGCACTTTTACCTAAGGCAGCAGTATGCATAAACCAGTCTGCAACAGCTTTCTTGTCAATTTCAGGCCCTGGAAAAAGGTCTAGCAATTCTTGTGGATAAACATCTTTTAATATTTCTCTACAAGTATCTTCATATTTTGCATCACTACGCCAATCATTAGCGCGTTGTGTTGGTTTATTATCATCATCTATCAATCCCATTTGCTTCAAAGGAGATAATAGATTGGCTGCCCCCTTTTCATTGGTCAAGTTAAGAAGAGATTTCAAATAACTTGCTGTTACAACTGTAGGCAAGGTTTTTTGAAACTGGGAACGAAGAGTCCACCAATTACTAGCAGGAATGCGGGGGTAGGATTGCTTTTCGGCCATTCTTAATCCCTCCGATACACTTGTTTTGAATTATTTTTCTACCTTTTTCATCATATTCCTGCTTTTTACAAGCCAATTCAAACATACCTAGCGGTTATTTCGCCTAACGCATCTGCTGGAAACGAACTTGCTCCGACCACAAGGCTGGCGCGGTTTTTGCACCTGTAACCGCAAAAATCGTGACACCGAGCACCCCAGAGACCTGCATCACCGTAAGAGACGCGCCGACCTCCTTACCTTACCAGGACCGATAAGGGACGGTCACTGGCGGCCAAACCGGGTGTAATTGTTGAGGTTCTGCCAAAGTGAGTCTCTTACGGTTCCCAGCTTCTTTGGCCCTCCATTCTCGGCGGCGCGATTTTTGCCAGGTTATTGCAAAAACCGTGACAGCCAGAGGACGGGGCAAGTTGGGCGGAGCGCAGCGCAGCCGTTTCCAGCGTTGTTAGGCGATGTACTATGCCAGACCCCGGTTTTACAGTTTTTTAAACCAGTCTGTATCTATGGAAATTTCTTCAACTATTTTTTCTGTTACCTTAACACCAATTCTTAAGTTTTTCAGTTTTTCTGCCAGTTCTTCTCCATCTATTAAATCTATAGTCTTAGCCCCATCCCTTGACGCTTCTTCCTTTGCTGCTTTAGTAAAAATCCCTGTACTAATTATTAGACCTTTATCAGCCCTTCCTTCTATTGCCCCTCGGAAATCTCTAATCACCCCTGGTGAAACACTATCTTTATATCTTTTAGCTTGAAATGCAATGTTAAATGATAAAACTCCTCCAAGTTTAAGTACACCTTTTCCATCAATGCCCATATCACCAGATCTGCCTGTTACTTCAACATTATCAAACCCTAGCTCTCTCAGAAGCCTCATACACAGTCTCTCAAAAGCATCAGGTGACATCTCCTTAATAGTTTGTAACAATTTCTCCTTCCATGTTTGTTCAATCTCTTCTTCTAAAACAACAGGTTGCCCCCTTTCACCTTCAACTGTACCCTGTGGAGCTTGCCCCCTGCCTACTTTTACTACATCGGAAGGGTCCACACTAGCAGTGTTAAGTCCCTCATTAGTTAGTGCCCAAACTCCTCTTGTGGAATTTTCAAGTAAACCATACCGCTTCAGATATGTTCTCGCCCAAGCCAAATTATAATTTAACTTTGTACGGCTTCCACTATGTATTTCATTTATGTCTTCGTCGCACAACTGCAAGATTTCAGCAACCTTTTCTTCCATTTCAGAAATGGAAGCCGATCCGCCCAGCAATTTCAGTGCTTTAAGAAGAGGGTTAAACAATTCGTCAAATTTTGGAACTGGCATTTTCTCATCCCTTCCATATTTATGATGTACTCAAAAGTTGACCCTATAGTGGCATAGTCTTTCACCTAACGCATATTGGCTAAACGAACTTTGACTGTCCCGCCAGCTGGCGCGGTTTTTGCTTGCCTGTTGTGCAAAAATCATGACACCGAGCTCCCTAGATACCTGCATCACCGTAAGAGACGCACCGACCTCCTTACCAGGACCGAAAAGGAACGTACACCTGCGGCCACATTGGGAGTAATTGTTGAGGTTTTGCCAAAGTAAGTCTCTTACGGTTCCCGAATTTCTTGTCCTCATT
This genomic window contains:
- a CDS encoding DUF5343 domain-containing protein encodes the protein MAEKQSYPRIPASNWWTLRSQFQKTLPTVVTASYLKSLLNLTNEKGAANLLSPLKQMGLIDDDNKPTQRANDWRSDAKYEDTCREILKDVYPQELLDLFPGPEIDKKAVADWFMHTAALGKSAAEFTAATFILLNQPLSAMVEEKVKKPKTQSAKAKANGTNQPKSRVAVTSNIETSVPVTSTVVPGITTPSAIPTPNQTLNPSLHIDLQIHISPEATPEQIDTIFASIAKHLYAK
- a CDS encoding restriction endonuclease; the protein is MPVPKFDELFNPLLKALKLLGGSASISEMEEKVAEILQLCDEDINEIHSGSRTKLNYNLAWARTYLKRYGLLENSTRGVWALTNEGLNTASVDPSDVVKVGRGQAPQGTVEGERGQPVVLEEEIEQTWKEKLLQTIKEMSPDAFERLCMRLLRELGFDNVEVTGRSGDMGIDGKGVLKLGGVLSFNIAFQAKRYKDSVSPGVIRDFRGAIEGRADKGLIISTGIFTKAAKEEASRDGAKTIDLIDGEELAEKLKNLRIGVKVTEKIVEEISIDTDWFKKL